The segment TTATCGCGGGCCTGATTCCGCCCTCCACCGGCCGTGTGCTTGCAGACGGAGAGGATATCGTAGGGAAGACCGGATATGTAGGCTATATGCTGCAAAAGGATATGCTGCTGCCCTGGAGGACGATACTGGACAACATCATTCTGGGCATGGAGATACGCGGGGTGCCGCGCAAGGAAGCGGTCGCCCGGGCCAAGCCCCTGATGGACCGCTATGGATTGAAGGGCTTCGACGGACATTACCCGGCGGAGCTGTCCGGCGGGATGCGCCAGCGGGCAGCGCTGCTCCGAACGCTGCTGTATGAGCGGGATATTATTTTGCTGGACGAGCCCTTTGGCGCATTGGATGCCCAGACCCGGCTGACTATGCAGAACTGGCTGCTGGAGCTCTGGGAAGACTTCCGCAAGACGGTGTTATTCGTTACCCATGATATTGATGAAGCCATCTATCTGTCTGACGACATCTATGTTTTCTCCGGGCGGCCGGGAAGGATCATCTCCAAGATTTCTGTAGATATGCCGCGTCCCAGACACCAGGAGGATACGGTATCTGCTTCGTTCATGGAGCTGAAAGCCCACTTGCTGAATCTGCTGTCAAGCGGGGACCAGGAGCCTGCGACCCGCATCTCTTAGAACTTATAAACTGTTGAAGGAGAGGACAACTATGGAGAGCGTACACAAGAAGGGCTATGTCATTCACAAGCTGGAGCCCGCCCCGATCTATTCAGTCAAGCCGGACAAAATGCAGAAAGAGCCCGTCATCATTGATGAAGAAGCCGCCAGACGCCAGATGCGGCGGATCATCGGAATCGGGCGGCTGTCTGTGGCGCTGCTGATCGTGCTCTGCTGGGAGCTGTTTACGCGGATTGGCTGGATGGACTCGTATTATTGGAGCAGCCCCCTGCGGATTATTAGCACAACCTGGACTCAGATGACAGAGGGGACGCTGCTGGAAGATATCGCTTATACCTCAAGCTCGACGATTCTCGGCTTCATCGGCGGAACGCTGATTGGCTCGTTGCTCGGCCTGTCCTTCTGGTGGTCCCGCAAATTTGCGGGCATCAGTGAACCGTTCCTGATCCTGCTCAACGCCATGCCGAAGCTGGCGCTTGCCCCGGTGCTGGTCATTCTGCTGGGCATCGGGTTCTTCTCGAAGGTGGCGTTAGCTTTTGCCATGACAGTGGTTGTGGCGGCCTTGTCGGCGCATAGCGGTGTGCAGAGTGTGGACAAGGATATGGAAAAGCTGATGTATTCGCTCGGGGCGAAGCGGCATCAGGTATTCACCAAGGTGGTCATTCCCTGGGCGATGCCCTGGATGATCAGCAGCCTGCGGATTAATATTGCCCTCTCGCTGGCCGGAGCCATTGTTGGTGAATTCATTGCTTCGAGCCATGGCATTGGCCGTATGGTCATCTACGCCGGTACCATTCTCGATATTAATCTGGTCTGGGTAGGCGTTGTAGTTCTGTCTGCACTGTCGATGGTCATGTATGCGGGAGTGGTGCTGCTGGAGAAGTGGTTGTCTAAGGGATATGGGATGAAGAAGGCTTAATATGCAGGCATTTCAACAAGATAGAGGAGAGAAGCCAATGATGAATGTAACGAAAATGAAGCTGTCGGCCGTCCTGCTGGTCTCTGTAATTCTGCTGTCCGGCTGCGGCGGCAAAGGCAATGCTGAAGTGGAAGCAGCCGCTGCCGGAAACGTTACGGAGAAGCTGAAGAAGCTGGTTATCGCCGAGCCGCTGCACTATACGGGTTATTTGCCGCTGTACGTGGCGCAGCGTGAGGGGTATTTTGCCGAGGAGGGCCTGGAGGTGGAGATGCTTCAGGCTGCAGGCGGCACCCATGTCACCTCGGTAGTCAGCGGGGATGCCTGGGCGGTCATCGGCGGGCCGGAGTCCAACGCACTAGCGAATATTGGCAACTCGGACCCGATCGTCTCGGTCAGCAATGTGGTTAACCGGGCTAATGTCTATCTGATGGCCAAAAAAGGGACAGCCCCGGCAGGCAGCTCAGCTGAAGAATTGGCAGCCTTCCTGAAGGGCAAGAAACTGAATGCCGGACGGCATGGCGGTACGCCGAACCTGCTGACCCAGTATTTGCTGTTGGAGCTTGGACTTGATCCGCAGAAGGATGTGCGGCTGCTGGAGCCGGCGGACGGCTCCACGGTGGTAGCGATGGTTCAGCAGGGGGCAGCGGATATTGCGAACGGCGCAGAGCCGCAGATCAGTGACGGGATGAGCAAGGGAGTGTGGGATGAGCCTTTTTACAAATTCCATGATCTGGGTGATTATGCTTACTCGGTGCTGAGCGTGAAGAAGTCCACCCTGGAGAAGGACCCGGAAACGGTACAGAAGGCGGTGAATGCTGTCGTCAAGGCGCTGAAGGTGATCCAGGAGGATAAAGAGCTGGCGATGCGTGTCCTGAAGGCTGAATTTCCTACACTCTCCGATGCTGCTGCCCAGGCTGCGCTTGACCGGGCGTATGAGGACCGGCTCTGGAGCCCGGATGGTGTGATCTCGCAGGAGGCGCTGGATAAGGACATGGATGTGATGATCAAGACCGGTATCTACAAAGGCGAGTATACCTATGATGACCTGGTCGATATGCAATTTGTGAATCAAACAACAGCGAAATAAACAGAGGTCTTCAAAAATGAAAGAGGTGACGAAAATGGAGTTAACTGCCGATCTGATTATGCCTGATAAAACAGCACTTATTATAGTAGATGTGCAGAATGATTACTGCCATGAGGAAGGCGCGCTGGCCGCAGGCGGGAACGATGTGTCAGCCGTCAGTGAGATGATGCCGCAGCTCCACGGGTTGATTGCCGCAGCGAGAACGCAGGGAGTACCGGTCATTTACATCCAGACCTTTCATGAAAAAGCGACGGATTCGCTGGTCTGGACGTCCCGCTCCGGGCGGGGCTCGCTCGGTGTCTGCCGCCGGGGAAGCTGGGGCGCTGAATTCTATGAGGTGTCCCCGCTTCCGGAGGAGATTATCGTGAATAAGCACCGGTACAGCGCTTTTATTAACACCCGGCTTGATTCTGTGCTGCGCGCACAGCGGATCGAAACCCTGATCATGACTGGCGTAAGCACCAATGTGTGCGTAGAGTCAACCGCAAGGGACGGCTTCATGCTGGATTATCAGATTGTGATGGTTCAGGACGCCTGTGCTTCGTATTCCCGGGCGGCGCATGACATGACGCTGGAAAATATGAAGGGATACTTCGGCGTGGTTGCTTCAGCCGCAGAGATTGAAGCGGGCTGGAAGATCTGGAACCAGCCTGTGCTGCAGCAGCTGTCATGAGCCTCACGGTGCCGTCACCGGAACGGGCCGTGAACCTCACGGCAGTCAAGGTAGTGATCTGTCTCGGGGCGTTCCTGTCCAATCTGTCTGCCGGGATGTTCAATATATCGCTGGTTGATATTTCAGCCGATCTGCAGATTCCCGTAGCCTCTGCGCAGTGGGTGGTTAGTATCTATCTGCTGGTCATTTCAGTGCTGCTGCCTGTAATGGGACGGCTGGGAGACAGGTTCGGCCGCCGCAAGGTGCATAATCTGGGTCTGTTCGCATTCGCAGCAGGAGCGCTGGGCTGCGCACTCGCTCAGAATGAAGCGATGCTGCTGGGCTTCAGAGTCTTGCAGGGGGGCGGGGCTTCCATGTATCAGGCGACTAACATGGCTCTGATCGTCTCGCTCTTTCCGGCGGAGCAGCGGGGCCGGGCGCTGGGGCTGATGAGCACCTTCGTGGCTGCGGGCTCGATGGCAGGGCCGGCCTTAGGCGGTTTCCTGATCCAGTGGTTTGCCTGGGAGAGCAGCTTCTGGCTGCTGGCCGTTGTTGCGGGGGCCGTGGGTGTGCTCGCACACCGGCTGATTCCCCGGGATACGGAGACCGCCGGAGTCCAGTTGAATCTGGCCGGCGCAGCCTGGATGGCGGCCTGCCTTACTTCGCTGATGATTGCCGTCGATCTCGGCAGCCGCTCCTCGTTCCTGTCTGTATCCGTACTGCTGCTGCTCGCGGTCTCGGTAGGACTGGCAGCGGGTTATACGGGATACGCCCGTTTCGCTCAGCGCATCTCTCCGCCTGCGGAGAACGGCTTCAGCCTGTTCACGGACCGGAGCTTTGCCGCCGGGATTGTGATTACGGTTATCACGTATATGGCTGCTTTTGCCGCACAATTGGCGTTGCCTTCGCTGCTGCGTCTATCGGGAGCTGAGCCTGCGTGGGTGGGGCTGATCATGATCGGCTATCCGCTGGCGCTGGTGGTAACTGCCCCTGTCAGCGGGAGCATCGCGGACCGTAAAGGGCCGCTCGGCATTCTAACCGCAGGCCTGCTGCTGATGAGTGTCACGCTGCTGGCGCTGGGCCTTGGCTCCCCTGCTCTGCGAACAGGTGCGATGGTGCTGCCGGTCGTGCTGCTAGGCTGTGCTATGGGGATGGTTACTTCTCCTAACACAAGCATCGTTATGGGTTTGGCGGCAAAATCGCAGCTTGGCCGGGTCAGCAGTATACTGGCGTTATCCCGCAACATCGGCATGATGTTCGGAACGGCGGCCGGCGGTCTGATGATCAGTGGGGGGAACAGGCCGAACGGAAGCTATGTGGCGGTGTTCGTAGCCTGTGCAGCGGCAGTCGGTCTGTCTGCCGTCTGGCCGCTGTACTCCTTCCGCCACAGCAGCAAGCGCAAAGGCGCGGAGCATCTGCACATACCGTAATAGAGTTGAGTTTCAGGTGAGCTGAATCCCGCCCCCTTCATTCTGGGTAATATAGAGAAAGAGAGCTTAGGAGGGACGACGATATGGGCAATCCGTTGAAGGAATTCAAGAGCAGCATCGACGGGCTGAAGCAGTCACTGGACGGGGTAAAGCAATCTGTCGACGGACTGAAGGCTCCGGTCGATGAGCTCAAAGCGAATATGCAGGAGACGGTGGAGGCGGCGAAGCTGCGGAGTGACGGGGTGAAGTCGGAGCTTGGGCGGATGAAGCAGTCGGTCAAGGACACTCAGGAGGTGCTTGGCGAGGTGAAGGAGACGCTGAGCGCATCGGCGGAGGTGCTGACTACCCGGAAGCGGTATCTCAGGCTGTTCAGCCGTAAGAAGGGACGTCAGATGGCTGCCAAGGCCCGCCGTTCGTGAACGATAATCACACATCTCCCGCGCCAAAAAGAAGACGCAAGCGTCAAGCGGCATCCGTGCCGTCCGACGCTTGCGTCTTTGTGTTCCGTTTTGGGATTTTCGGTCCATGCGGACTGGAGGGCCTTTATTTGGTCCGTTTACGCCATTCCAGTAACCTATCCGGACTCAGAGGACCTTAACTAACCTGTATCGACTCATTTTCAGTGTCAACGCGCCGTTTAACGGCCTCCCAGTCCGCGACGGGCAGAAAATTTGTCTTTTTGACCAAATAGCGTTCTCACAGTCCACCAAGCATTCAGCCGGGCCGCCATCAAGGTGCCATCAGGCTTAAGCTCTGCGCCGAATCGACCATAAACACAGGCACAGACTGTACCCCAAGCTCCGTCTCCACCTCTCCGAATTCATTCCCGAACTGGCCGCTGACTGCGGCGGGGCCGGTAAACAGCGGCACCTCGCCCTGGAGGAGCAGATCACGCCCATTTGCGCGTGCAACGGTTCTTCCGGCGGAGTCGATGATAATCTCGCAGGAGAACATCACCTTCTCATTGAGATGAAGCTCAAGCTGTGCCGCATCAATTGGAGTATAGGTGGCGGCGGACTCCTGATAGAGTTCCGAGAATTCATATGCCCCGTTCACTTGGCGGAAGATAGCGGTTCTGCCGGCAGCACCATCGGCCAGATCCGTATTCATTACGCGGATGGAGCCATCCTCCGCCATCAGCTCATAGCTGCTGCCTGTGAAGCTGAACAGCAGAGAGATTCCCTCCGGCCGGATGGTATAGCCTGTGAAGATGCTGCGTCCGTCAGTCTCACCGCTGTTAGCTACAACTACGGGTACTTCGGAGTAAGCAGACAACGCTTCGTCAAAAGAAAGAGTGCTCAGCATCCCCGAACCCTGGATCACCTCTCCGGTCCGGGTGGAGACCGTGCCGTCCCCGCTCATCTCGGCGTAGACCAGCTTGCCGCCAGCATCTACTCCGGCTACGGCCACCTTGGCACCGTACTTGTCAGTGACGGAGGCCGTAAGCGAATAGCTGCCCTGCACTTCACCGCCCGGCAGCAGCCGGAGCGGCTCGGCCAGGTTCCAGGCCAGCGTTGCCGCAGCGGTCTCCCCGGAGGTGTCCTGCACTGGGGCCAGCTCCGCATAGAGCCTGATGGCATCCGCATACCGGCCGCCGCGCACATGGCGCGCGCCCTCGCGGAGCAGCCGGGCGATGCTGTTGTCGATCAGCTTCAGCACCTTGGAGCTGGTAATGCCGGCTGATGCGGCATAGCTGCGGTAACGGGCGGCATGTCCGGCGAAGGCTGCGGTGAGGTCACCGTCCAGATCCTTGTTCAGGATGATCGAAGCGCTCTCCTGAACCTGCTTGCTAAGCCAAGGCGCGGTATAGCTATGATTCTTATAAGCTTCTTCCATAGAGAGGGCGCTCTCCAGCATAGGCCCGAAGCTTCCGGCTGCGGCCAGAGCCTTGAGCCTCGCGGTATCATGGGCCTTGAAGCTCGCAGCCAATAACTCCTCTTTGGCCGCCACCCCTCCGTAATAGTCTGCCGGAATCTGCAGCAGGCTCCATTTGAGACTGTCCGTACTGTCGCTGCCCGTCCCCGAATCTGCTCCCTTAGACGAACCTGCGGCGAGTCCGGCCAGATACTCCTCCTTGAACAGCCGGAACCCGGCTGTCATCTTGTCTGAGAGGCCTGAATCTGCCGAGAGCTGGCGATAATAGGCTTCATAGGGACCGCCCGGCATCATATATTTGCTCTTCAGGCTGAGCAGGGAGGCATAGCTCTCCATCAACCCTGCGAAATCCTTCACAGTCAGCTGGTCTGCAAGCGTTAAGGACAGTCTGCTTAGACTGCTGCGGATGCTGGTGATGGGAGCCAGCTCTGCCAGTCTTGCCGAAATTTCTTCTTCTTTATAAGAAATCGCGTGATTGGCCGCTGCTTGGCGGTACCGGTTCTCAGCAGCAATAAGCTCCCCGGCGGCGTACAATTTTTCGGCTTCTTGTACATCCTGAAGCTTATTCTTAATCCCCAGCGCCTTCTGTCCCAGCGGGAGCAGCATCAAAATACACAGAATAATCATAATATTCCGCAGGGTTATAGCCCGTATGATCGTCATATAATATAGCCCCTTTATAGATAGATAAGGATTAGAGCGGCAGTCGGCTTCTAACCTTATACTTCAGGGTCCCAGCGGTACTTAAGCTCACGGATCTCCTCCACCTTGACATCCAGGCCGTTCCACGGCTCATAGGGATTCGCGGCAATGAGTCTGGATAAGCGCAGGAACCGGTCTTTGGGCAGCTCCTGCACATAGCGGCCGATCATGCCGGAGTAGAGCAGCGCGTATCGCTTCATGCGGACCGCAGCACTGGCAACGGCGGTCATAATGTCCAGCCCCTTATCCATTTCGAGAATCTGCACCTCGTAATTCTTGACATAGCGCAGGGTGCGGTCTTTGATCAGCTCGGGACGGACCCTGGCGATCTCGCCGATATATTCAGCCAGCAGCGGCTCGAAGTCCTTCAGCAGCAGCTGCTCCAGCTCCAGCGTCATGTCCTTGCGCAGCTGGAAGCCGTGCAGCAGGGCGACGCGCTGGCGGGAGATCCGGTCTCCGCGCAGCAGCACGGAGATCTCGCGCAGCTTCTCATAAGCGAGCACATCATTCTCACGCAGCACCGTCACGGCTTCCTGGCGGTTCAGCTCCAGATCCTCCTTGATGCTATAGATATTACGGCCAAGCAGTTTGTTCAGCGCATACAGATTTTCGTTCTGCCGTACTTTCCGCTGCGTATAGTAGACCAGTCCGGCTAATACGAGGCCGCCTGCGCCGCACAGCACCATCTGCTGCAGATTCTGTCCGAAATAGATTCCGGCCAGGGTCAGCAGGAGGATAACGAGCAGCCGGGTCTGGACCTTGCGCCCGGCCTGGGACACTGCATACTTCTCCACCGGAGTCAGCGAGGCGCGGCCGCAGCGGGTGCAGCGTTCCTCGCCCAGCGCGGTGTAACGGTGACAGCGGCGGCAGATGCGCAGCTTCTCGAAGGCGTAACGGGGGGCCTTGAAGGGACGGAAGATGACGGGTTTCTTTTTACTCACGGGCGGTATCCCCTCCGTTCAATGCAGCCAGCAGGCGCTCGTCGATATCCTCACGGGTGAGCGGCTTCCGCTGGCGGGAAGCATATAGAATGATCTGAATCACAGCATAGAGAAACGTTATCCCGAGTATGGCGTATGTAATCATGGAACTCTTCCTTTCTGCTCTGGTTACGGTCTTTTAATCAAATATTCAGGATTGCGGCGTATACTTAGAATAGTCTATCCGGCTCAGGATGGCGATTGTTACTCGCGGAAGTGCCGGTCCAGCGGTCACTATGTTGAAGTTTACAAGGTTTAATTATATCATAATGGCATGCTATTGACAGAATTTAGCTATGCGTTACGGATCTGCCATATCCGCCTAATTTCACACAAGAGGAGCCCTATTTATGCTTCGTAACGAACGTAATTTCAGCAAGGCCAAGAATAGACTGCAGCGCATATTGCCTGTATTGCTCATGATTCTATGTATCACTGTATCCCCATATGCTGCTTCGAGAGCCAGCGCGGCTTCGGCCGCACCCTCGCATATTGACGCTGTGCTGCTGATCGATGTCAGCAACTCGATGAACAAGAGCGACAAGAACAAGATTGCCAATGAAGCGATGAAGATGTTCATAGATATGCTGTCCACCCAAGGCGATAAGGTAGGCATTGTGGCCTACACCGATAAGGTGCAGCGCGAGAAGGCGTTGCTCGGCATCAAATCCGCCGGCGACAAGGAGGATCTGAAGAATTTCATCGACGGGCTAAGCCGCGGACCCTACACAGACCTGGCGGTCGGGATGGAAGAGGCGGTGAAGGTGCTGGAGAACGGCAGCGATCCCGGCCATGAGCCGATGATCGTCATGCTGGCCGACGGCAACAATGACCTCAACGAAGCCAGCGGCCGGAAGCAGTCCGATTCCGACAAGGAGCTGAAGGCGGCAGTAGAGGCTGCCAAGCAGAAGGGGTATCCCGTATATACCATAGGACTGAATGCGGACGGCAAGCTGAACAAGAATATTCTGGCCGGACTGTCCAACGAGACAGGCGGCAAGGCGTTCACCACAAATTCCGCGGATGATCTGCCGCAGATTCTCAGCGAGATTTTTGCCAGCCACTTGAAGCTGAAGGTGGTGCCGGTGCCGTCCATTACGGCAAACGGCGATTATCAGGAAGTTACGGTAAATGTGCCTAACGGCAGCGTGCTCGAAGCGAATATCTCAATCATGTCCTCGAAGCCGGTGACCGCGAAGCTCAGTAATCCTGCGGGGAAGGAAGTAGCGATTCCCTCCGATAAAGTGCTGTTATCCAAGTCGTCCAGCTATACGCTGATTAAGCTGCTGTCGCCGGAGGAGGGAGACTGGAAGCTCCAGGTCAAGGGAGTGCCGAAGGACAAGATCGATATTAACTTGGTATTCAACTACGATCTGGAGCTGAAGCTGGATGCTCTGCCCTCCAAGTCTTACGGCAAAGGCGATACGGTGGATATCTCCTCGCATCTGTTCAGCAACGGGACAGAGGTAACGGAGAGCAGCCTGTA is part of the Paenibacillus sp. FSL M7-0420 genome and harbors:
- a CDS encoding ABC transporter substrate-binding protein; translation: MMNVTKMKLSAVLLVSVILLSGCGGKGNAEVEAAAAGNVTEKLKKLVIAEPLHYTGYLPLYVAQREGYFAEEGLEVEMLQAAGGTHVTSVVSGDAWAVIGGPESNALANIGNSDPIVSVSNVVNRANVYLMAKKGTAPAGSSAEELAAFLKGKKLNAGRHGGTPNLLTQYLLLELGLDPQKDVRLLEPADGSTVVAMVQQGAADIANGAEPQISDGMSKGVWDEPFYKFHDLGDYAYSVLSVKKSTLEKDPETVQKAVNAVVKALKVIQEDKELAMRVLKAEFPTLSDAAAQAALDRAYEDRLWSPDGVISQEALDKDMDVMIKTGIYKGEYTYDDLVDMQFVNQTTAK
- a CDS encoding MFS transporter translates to MSLTVPSPERAVNLTAVKVVICLGAFLSNLSAGMFNISLVDISADLQIPVASAQWVVSIYLLVISVLLPVMGRLGDRFGRRKVHNLGLFAFAAGALGCALAQNEAMLLGFRVLQGGGASMYQATNMALIVSLFPAEQRGRALGLMSTFVAAGSMAGPALGGFLIQWFAWESSFWLLAVVAGAVGVLAHRLIPRDTETAGVQLNLAGAAWMAACLTSLMIAVDLGSRSSFLSVSVLLLLAVSVGLAAGYTGYARFAQRISPPAENGFSLFTDRSFAAGIVITVITYMAAFAAQLALPSLLRLSGAEPAWVGLIMIGYPLALVVTAPVSGSIADRKGPLGILTAGLLLMSVTLLALGLGSPALRTGAMVLPVVLLGCAMGMVTSPNTSIVMGLAAKSQLGRVSSILALSRNIGMMFGTAAGGLMISGGNRPNGSYVAVFVACAAAVGLSAVWPLYSFRHSSKRKGAEHLHIP
- a CDS encoding ABC transporter ATP-binding protein translates to MKTKIEIAGVSKWFRRDGQEIMAMQETNLSIEQGRFVSIIGPSGCGKSTLFNIIAGLIPPSTGRVLADGEDIVGKTGYVGYMLQKDMLLPWRTILDNIILGMEIRGVPRKEAVARAKPLMDRYGLKGFDGHYPAELSGGMRQRAALLRTLLYERDIILLDEPFGALDAQTRLTMQNWLLELWEDFRKTVLFVTHDIDEAIYLSDDIYVFSGRPGRIISKISVDMPRPRHQEDTVSASFMELKAHLLNLLSSGDQEPATRIS
- a CDS encoding vWA domain-containing protein; the encoded protein is MLRNERNFSKAKNRLQRILPVLLMILCITVSPYAASRASAASAAPSHIDAVLLIDVSNSMNKSDKNKIANEAMKMFIDMLSTQGDKVGIVAYTDKVQREKALLGIKSAGDKEDLKNFIDGLSRGPYTDLAVGMEEAVKVLENGSDPGHEPMIVMLADGNNDLNEASGRKQSDSDKELKAAVEAAKQKGYPVYTIGLNADGKLNKNILAGLSNETGGKAFTTNSADDLPQILSEIFASHLKLKVVPVPSITANGDYQEVTVNVPNGSVLEANISIMSSKPVTAKLSNPAGKEVAIPSDKVLLSKSSSYTLIKLLSPEEGDWKLQVKGVPKDKIDINLVFNYDLELKLDALPSKSYGKGDTVDISSHLFSNGTEVTESSLYQDMKAVLLATDKDTGQVQEIPLDNSGAEFKGAFEIKDNHEYELKVRAEESSFYRESDVLTINAKTGTVATTPPSAGTPAGEEPAEEKTSNTLYYIIGGIVLLLAAAAAFWLLRSKANRGFVGQMVVEVLDNNTGEKTYPQYKKLSGFRGKFTLHQLLQLAPELKESEKLVFTPGTNDRLLLRSGEGITVERSGRAADTSRGLEMKSGDRVTVSLQTVDKTISLEYLI
- a CDS encoding cysteine hydrolase family protein encodes the protein MELTADLIMPDKTALIIVDVQNDYCHEEGALAAGGNDVSAVSEMMPQLHGLIAAARTQGVPVIYIQTFHEKATDSLVWTSRSGRGSLGVCRRGSWGAEFYEVSPLPEEIIVNKHRYSAFINTRLDSVLRAQRIETLIMTGVSTNVCVESTARDGFMLDYQIVMVQDACASYSRAAHDMTLENMKGYFGVVASAAEIEAGWKIWNQPVLQQLS
- a CDS encoding ABC transporter permease, whose amino-acid sequence is MQKEPVIIDEEAARRQMRRIIGIGRLSVALLIVLCWELFTRIGWMDSYYWSSPLRIISTTWTQMTEGTLLEDIAYTSSSTILGFIGGTLIGSLLGLSFWWSRKFAGISEPFLILLNAMPKLALAPVLVILLGIGFFSKVALAFAMTVVVAALSAHSGVQSVDKDMEKLMYSLGAKRHQVFTKVVIPWAMPWMISSLRINIALSLAGAIVGEFIASSHGIGRMVIYAGTILDINLVWVGVVVLSALSMVMYAGVVLLEKWLSKGYGMKKA